The following are from one region of the Sphingobium sp. TKS genome:
- a CDS encoding aliphatic sulfonate ABC transporter substrate-binding protein — MVAEGWSRRGFLAAGAASGLLLSGCGAGRDSRPRLRVSITGKGEGDTRLLFKAAGIAPKGFDLRYSEFQSGHLVVEALNGGSLDYGGMSEIPPIFAAASTIQSFRQIAVTHADVNNQVVLVPKGSKARSIADLKGKRVGYVRATTSQYFLIRMLEEVGLGWDDITPVAMGVSDGAAAFSQGSLDGWAIYGFPIQRAIATEGARILRTAYGILSGNYLVAAHVDALADPEMSQIIREYLALVQQAFGWAAAHQDEWAGIIAQDIGVPPDYVVDQFRRKSASYELRPVTDAAIASQQQVADLFFAQKLLPKAVDVRPLWDKQFNDSIPKRG, encoded by the coding sequence GTGGTCGCTGAAGGCTGGTCGCGGCGCGGTTTTCTGGCGGCTGGGGCTGCATCCGGGCTGTTGCTGTCGGGGTGCGGCGCCGGTCGCGATTCCCGGCCCCGTCTGCGCGTCTCGATCACCGGCAAGGGGGAAGGCGATACGCGGCTGCTGTTCAAGGCGGCCGGAATCGCGCCCAAGGGTTTCGATCTGCGCTACAGCGAATTCCAGTCCGGCCATCTGGTGGTGGAGGCGCTCAACGGTGGTTCGCTCGATTATGGCGGGATGAGCGAGATTCCGCCCATTTTCGCCGCCGCGTCGACGATCCAGAGCTTCCGGCAGATCGCCGTCACCCATGCCGACGTCAATAACCAGGTGGTGCTGGTGCCCAAGGGCTCCAAAGCGCGCTCCATTGCCGATCTCAAAGGCAAGCGGGTGGGCTATGTGCGCGCCACGACCTCCCAATATTTCCTGATCCGGATGCTCGAAGAAGTGGGCCTGGGATGGGACGACATCACGCCCGTCGCCATGGGCGTCTCCGATGGCGCGGCGGCCTTTTCCCAGGGATCGCTGGACGGTTGGGCGATCTACGGTTTTCCGATCCAGCGGGCGATCGCGACCGAAGGCGCCCGGATATTGCGCACGGCCTATGGCATATTGTCGGGCAATTATCTGGTGGCAGCCCATGTCGATGCGCTGGCCGATCCGGAAATGTCGCAGATCATCCGCGAATATCTGGCGCTGGTGCAGCAGGCCTTTGGCTGGGCGGCAGCGCACCAGGATGAGTGGGCAGGCATCATCGCCCAGGACATCGGCGTGCCGCCCGATTATGTGGTGGACCAGTTCCGGCGCAAGAGCGCCAGTTATGAACTGCGCCCCGTGACCGATGCGGCCATCGCCTCCCAACAGCAGGTGGCGGACCTTTTCTTCGCCCAGAAGCTGTTGCCGAAGGCGGTCGACGTGCGGCCCCTTTGGGACAAGCAGTTCAACGATTCCATACCGAAAAGAGGCTGA
- a CDS encoding TetR/AcrR family transcriptional regulator yields the protein MTASPIIGNIRAARSALEAETRPTLLSAAAALLSEEGPGALTVRRVAETVGASTKMIYTHFGGKDGLLEALYLHSFAELVLAFQAHAGEADSARRLALMLGAYRSFALDEPALYNVMFGDLGRAWEAPAACRKQAWRSFETLRDAVRDDLPADRRLDAQHVTYALWAAAHGVVSLEHRKLIGPTSGAAAIFDSALNAICAANGMRCKLQTHP from the coding sequence ATGACCGCATCTCCCATCATAGGCAATATCCGGGCCGCCCGGTCGGCATTGGAGGCGGAGACTCGTCCGACCCTCCTGTCGGCTGCCGCGGCCTTGTTGAGCGAAGAGGGGCCGGGCGCGCTGACGGTCCGGCGCGTGGCCGAAACCGTCGGCGCTTCGACGAAGATGATTTATACCCATTTCGGCGGCAAGGACGGTTTGCTCGAAGCTCTTTACCTGCACAGCTTTGCTGAGCTGGTCCTTGCGTTTCAAGCACATGCCGGGGAAGCCGACAGCGCCCGGCGGCTGGCCCTGATGTTGGGAGCCTATCGGTCTTTCGCTCTTGACGAACCGGCGCTCTACAATGTGATGTTCGGTGATCTGGGCCGGGCGTGGGAAGCGCCCGCCGCCTGTCGCAAGCAGGCCTGGCGCAGTTTCGAAACGCTAAGGGATGCCGTGCGCGACGATTTGCCAGCCGACCGCAGGCTTGATGCCCAGCATGTGACCTACGCATTGTGGGCAGCGGCGCATGGAGTGGTGAGCTTGGAACATCGCAAGCTTATCGGTCCGACGTCCGGCGCCGCTGCCATTTTCGATAGTGCGCTTAACGCAATTTGCGCGGCCAACGGCATGAGGTGCAAATTGCAGACGCACCCCTAG
- a CDS encoding acyl-CoA dehydrogenase family protein gives MASQALVPETPSLAPIGSELLDRITRQLAETAAAYDRSAEFPRANFDLLGREGLIGLTVPVEYGGRGAALSEALRVLGAVAKGEPSTALILFMTYHYHATPARAQDWPQGIYEQLARQAVQGRGLIGGLRVEPELGTPVRGDLPATVARRTADGWAISGTKIYSTGSTGLDWFSVWAKTDEESPRVGNFLVRSDSPGIAIEAAWDHLGMRATVSHAVHFTDTPVPFDHAVDIRLPEQWAAGVSDPSIAIWNALSISTIYDGVARAARDWLRAYLNDRVPSNLGASLATLPRVQEKFGEMEALLQVNRTLIRDAAARHDAGDPPGAVEVNNIKYVATANAIRAVEIGLELTGNPGISRKNPLERHYRDVLCSRIHSPQTDTILIAAGRAALGN, from the coding sequence ATGGCCAGCCAGGCACTTGTTCCCGAAACTCCGTCTCTCGCGCCGATCGGCTCCGAACTGCTGGACCGGATCACCCGGCAACTGGCGGAAACGGCGGCAGCCTATGACCGGAGCGCGGAATTTCCCCGCGCCAATTTCGATCTGCTGGGGCGGGAAGGGCTGATCGGGCTGACTGTCCCGGTCGAATATGGTGGGCGCGGCGCGGCCCTCTCCGAAGCGTTGCGCGTGCTTGGCGCGGTGGCCAAGGGGGAGCCGTCAACAGCGCTGATCCTGTTCATGACTTACCATTATCATGCGACTCCTGCCCGGGCGCAGGACTGGCCGCAGGGGATTTACGAGCAACTGGCGCGGCAGGCGGTGCAGGGGCGCGGATTGATCGGCGGGCTGCGCGTCGAGCCGGAGCTGGGGACGCCGGTGCGCGGCGACCTGCCCGCGACCGTGGCGCGGCGCACGGCCGATGGCTGGGCGATCAGCGGCACGAAAATCTACTCCACCGGATCGACGGGCCTCGACTGGTTTTCCGTATGGGCGAAGACGGATGAGGAAAGCCCCCGCGTCGGCAATTTCCTGGTCCGTTCCGACAGTCCGGGCATCGCCATAGAAGCGGCCTGGGACCATCTGGGCATGCGCGCGACCGTCAGCCATGCGGTGCATTTCACGGATACGCCGGTTCCTTTCGATCATGCGGTCGACATCCGCTTGCCCGAGCAATGGGCGGCGGGAGTGAGTGACCCCAGCATCGCGATCTGGAACGCGCTGTCGATTTCGACCATCTATGATGGCGTGGCGCGGGCTGCGCGTGACTGGCTGCGCGCCTATCTCAACGATCGGGTGCCCAGCAACCTCGGCGCTTCGCTGGCGACGCTGCCGCGGGTGCAGGAGAAATTCGGGGAGATGGAGGCGCTGTTGCAGGTCAACCGCACGCTGATCCGCGACGCCGCTGCGCGCCATGACGCAGGTGATCCGCCCGGCGCGGTGGAGGTGAACAACATCAAATATGTCGCGACGGCCAATGCGATTCGCGCGGTGGAAATCGGCCTCGAACTGACCGGCAATCCGGGCATCAGCCGCAAGAATCCGCTGGAGCGCCATTATCGCGACGTGCTGTGCAGCCGCATCCACTCGCCGCAGACCGATACCATATTGATCGCGGCGGGACGCGCCGCGCTGGGGAACTGA
- a CDS encoding D-isomer specific 2-hydroxyacid dehydrogenase family protein, whose translation MSLIIASQLEPDFNRSLGLHPSAPTLIDVAEDEPWTAADEADILLVRPSLAWRQSAQERPKIWPGRLKWVYSASAGVDFYPGWLLDAPLVTCGRGVASEEIADYVIAAIYAHAKNLEAVTVRSREQWAQRPLGRVSGTTIGIVGLGAIGAAVARRGLALGAQVVGLRRSGAQSGISGVQHVRDLETLVAEADHIVIAVPGTPETRHLFNQALFARIKPGAHLINVARGSVIDQEALVDALDRNRLGFATLDVTDPEPLPEGHALYSHPRVRLTPHISSNYALIRHRLLDKVNDDLSRFVRGEKPSDIVDPARGY comes from the coding sequence ATGTCCTTGATCATCGCCAGCCAGCTAGAGCCCGATTTCAATCGTAGCCTTGGCCTGCACCCGTCCGCCCCGACCCTGATCGACGTGGCGGAGGACGAGCCGTGGACCGCCGCGGACGAGGCAGACATATTGCTGGTGCGGCCCTCCTTGGCCTGGCGGCAATCGGCGCAGGAGCGGCCCAAAATATGGCCGGGGCGGCTCAAATGGGTCTATAGCGCCTCGGCAGGAGTGGATTTCTATCCCGGCTGGCTGCTGGATGCGCCGCTCGTCACCTGCGGTCGCGGGGTCGCTTCGGAAGAGATCGCTGATTATGTGATCGCCGCCATCTATGCGCATGCCAAGAATCTGGAGGCGGTGACTGTGCGTTCGCGGGAGCAGTGGGCCCAGCGTCCGCTGGGCCGCGTGTCTGGAACGACCATCGGCATAGTCGGCTTGGGCGCGATCGGCGCGGCGGTGGCGCGACGCGGTCTGGCGCTGGGCGCTCAGGTCGTCGGCTTGCGGCGAAGCGGGGCGCAATCGGGCATCAGCGGCGTGCAGCATGTCCGCGATCTCGAAACGCTGGTGGCGGAGGCGGACCATATCGTCATCGCCGTGCCCGGAACGCCGGAAACCCGCCATCTCTTCAACCAAGCCCTGTTCGCGCGGATCAAGCCGGGCGCCCATCTCATCAACGTAGCGCGAGGGTCCGTGATCGATCAGGAAGCGCTGGTCGATGCGCTGGATCGGAACCGGCTGGGCTTTGCCACTCTGGACGTCACCGATCCGGAGCCGCTGCCCGAAGGTCATGCGCTCTACAGCCATCCGCGTGTCCGGCTGACACCGCATATTTCCAGCAATTACGCCCTGATCCGCCATCGGTTGCTGGATAAGGTCAATGACGATCTGTCCCGCTTCGTCCGGGGCGAAAAGCCCAGCGACATCGTGGATCCGGCACGGGGTTATTAG